One region of Aneurinibacillus sp. REN35 genomic DNA includes:
- a CDS encoding 3D domain-containing protein, producing the protein MKQNHIQSVFLKDRTWILLTAVAMIVLLSLALLFNSLQTKKFTFINDGRAMAVTTKAETLGEFLTEKGITPEDFDDMNFGVETALADGMQVTYMPGRKITINVAGQKKEVMTAKRQVKDILKEQSIGIGSMDKVVPALNETIKENQTVTVTRIAKKVVQNEKTVAFNTKEQEDRTMLQGQQKVIQQGQQGKVLERYEVVYINGKPASKKLVETKKLQNETDKIVAVGTARMTAVSRSADMTDRASRLSSSSKNFTPRQTLRVKMTAYSPHVASTGKNPGDAEYAITASGATATEGRTIAVDPRVVPLGWWVYIEGYGFRKAEDTGGAIKGNKMDLFFESETEAQNFGVQQKTVHVIGPNKPN; encoded by the coding sequence TTGAAACAAAATCATATTCAGTCGGTTTTTTTGAAGGATCGTACATGGATTCTTCTGACCGCTGTTGCGATGATTGTTCTGCTAAGTCTTGCGCTTTTGTTTAATTCATTGCAAACAAAAAAATTCACTTTCATAAATGACGGCAGAGCAATGGCCGTAACTACAAAAGCGGAAACGCTGGGCGAATTTCTGACAGAGAAGGGAATCACGCCAGAGGACTTCGATGATATGAATTTCGGAGTGGAGACAGCGTTGGCAGATGGTATGCAAGTTACATACATGCCGGGGAGAAAAATAACAATCAATGTCGCAGGTCAGAAGAAAGAAGTTATGACAGCGAAGCGTCAAGTAAAAGACATTCTTAAAGAGCAAAGCATTGGGATTGGCTCGATGGATAAGGTTGTACCAGCGCTTAATGAGACCATAAAGGAAAATCAAACGGTAACGGTCACACGAATCGCTAAGAAAGTAGTGCAAAATGAGAAAACGGTAGCCTTCAATACAAAAGAGCAGGAAGACCGTACAATGCTGCAAGGACAGCAGAAGGTGATCCAGCAGGGACAGCAGGGAAAAGTCCTAGAACGGTATGAGGTTGTCTATATCAATGGCAAGCCTGCCTCAAAGAAGCTCGTCGAAACCAAAAAGCTGCAGAATGAAACAGATAAGATTGTAGCGGTGGGAACGGCGCGAATGACAGCTGTATCGCGAAGCGCAGATATGACGGACCGGGCGTCTAGGCTCTCGTCATCGAGTAAAAACTTCACGCCGCGCCAAACGCTCCGTGTGAAAATGACTGCGTACTCGCCTCACGTAGCATCTACCGGCAAAAATCCGGGTGATGCGGAATATGCGATCACAGCTTCAGGAGCAACTGCGACAGAAGGAAGAACCATTGCAGTAGACCCGCGTGTCGTACCACTCGGCTGGTGGGTTTATATTGAAGGGTACGGTTTTCGTAAGGCCGAAGATACGGGCGGCGCCATCAAAGGAAACAAAATGGATCTGTTCTTTGAATCAGAGACGGAAGCACAAAACTTTGGTGTGCAGCAAAAAACCGTGCATGTTATCGGCCCCAATAAACCAAATTAA
- the rnmV gene encoding ribonuclease M5: protein MIKEIIVVEGKSDTVAIQRAVRADTIETGGSAIPKWVIDRIRRAQQKRGVIIFTDPDYQGERIRKIISQAVPGCKHAFIKKAEGQGKRNLGVEYATPDVICKALADVRTEAEAPAELITMSDMIDAGLVGGAQAKGRRTMLGEKLGIGYANAQQLHKRLLMLQITREEFAEALAWVLSQEESR, encoded by the coding sequence ATGATTAAAGAGATTATCGTGGTAGAGGGTAAATCCGATACCGTAGCGATCCAACGTGCGGTACGTGCCGATACGATTGAGACAGGCGGTTCTGCGATTCCTAAGTGGGTCATTGACCGTATTCGACGAGCGCAACAAAAGCGCGGCGTGATCATATTTACAGACCCTGATTATCAAGGTGAACGCATTCGCAAGATTATTAGTCAGGCTGTGCCGGGCTGTAAGCATGCATTCATCAAGAAAGCTGAGGGTCAGGGGAAGCGCAATCTGGGTGTTGAATATGCAACGCCTGATGTGATTTGTAAAGCGCTCGCTGATGTCCGTACAGAAGCTGAAGCGCCTGCAGAACTGATTACGATGTCGGATATGATTGATGCAGGTCTGGTTGGCGGTGCACAGGCCAAAGGACGCCGCACGATGCTGGGTGAGAAGCTGGGCATTGGGTATGCTAATGCGCAGCAATTGCATAAGCGGCTGTTGATGCTGCAGATTACGCGTGAAGAATTCGCCGAGGCGCTTGCCTGGGTTCTTTCGCAGGAGGAATCAAGATGA
- the rsmA gene encoding 16S rRNA (adenine(1518)-N(6)/adenine(1519)-N(6))-dimethyltransferase RsmA, with translation MTMRDIATPTRTREILKKYGFSFKKSLGQNFLIDLNILGKIVEAAELSKEKGAIEIGPGIGALTEQLSRRAGKVVAIEIDQRLLPILADTLSPYPHTEVVHGDVLEMDLTSLIRDKFSAYKDVSVVANLPYYVTSAILMKLLEERLPLENIVVMIQKEVAERIAAGPGGKEYGALSVLAQFYAEAEVVTIVPHSVFIPQPNVDSAVLRLRIRNTPAVDVDNEAMFYRVVKASFAQRRKTLSNNLMNNLFSKERKEEMLRILEEAGIDPTRRGETLSLEEFARLSNLIYRTSI, from the coding sequence ATGACAATGCGCGATATTGCGACACCGACAAGAACAAGGGAAATTCTGAAAAAGTATGGATTTTCTTTTAAGAAAAGTCTCGGACAAAATTTTTTAATCGATCTTAATATTCTTGGCAAAATCGTTGAGGCAGCCGAGTTAAGCAAAGAAAAAGGAGCCATCGAAATCGGACCGGGTATTGGCGCCTTAACGGAACAGTTGTCCCGGAGGGCAGGCAAAGTGGTAGCCATTGAGATTGACCAGCGCCTGTTGCCGATTCTTGCGGACACGCTCTCGCCGTATCCGCATACGGAAGTTGTTCATGGCGACGTGCTGGAGATGGATTTGACTTCGTTGATTCGTGACAAATTCTCCGCATACAAAGACGTTAGTGTCGTAGCCAACCTCCCGTATTATGTGACCAGTGCCATTTTGATGAAGCTCTTAGAGGAGCGCCTGCCGCTTGAAAATATTGTCGTCATGATCCAGAAGGAAGTGGCGGAACGTATTGCAGCAGGGCCTGGAGGGAAGGAATACGGCGCATTAAGTGTCTTGGCACAGTTTTATGCGGAAGCGGAGGTCGTCACGATTGTGCCGCACAGTGTATTTATTCCACAGCCGAACGTCGATTCTGCCGTTCTGCGGTTGCGCATTCGCAATACTCCTGCTGTGGATGTGGACAATGAAGCTATGTTTTATCGGGTTGTTAAAGCCAGCTTTGCCCAACGACGCAAAACATTATCTAACAACCTTATGAATAACCTGTTCAGCAAGGAGCGCAAGGAAGAGATGCTGCGTATTCTTGAGGAAGCAGGTATTGATCCGACGAGACGCGGAGAGACGCTCTCACTTGAAGAATTTGCTCGGTTAAGCAATCTTATTTATCGTACTTCCATATAG
- the yabG gene encoding sporulation peptidase YabG: protein MNPKFVVGDIVTRKSHGYDMLFQIIDINKEDKIAILIGLDYRLLADAPLADLVKVNEDEMRKLREACEQKHLEAMKLIEQERRSARERNAWRQVNHTKDMGGSFDWPGKVLHLDGDRNYLKKCLAVYKELKVPAFGYHFPETEFPEQLLPLLEKHNPDILVLTGHDALQSKRGPADDINSYRHSKYFVRAVERARTFQQSKDSLVIFAGACQSHFEAILGAGANFASSPKRINIHTLDPVYIAEKVAYTSIQQSVNVFEMVKNTITGIEGVGGLETKGCFRFGIPKP from the coding sequence ATGAATCCAAAATTCGTGGTCGGTGACATTGTTACCCGGAAGTCGCACGGATATGATATGTTGTTTCAGATTATCGATATTAATAAAGAAGATAAAATTGCCATATTGATTGGCCTTGATTACCGGCTGCTAGCGGATGCACCGCTTGCGGACCTCGTTAAAGTAAATGAAGATGAGATGCGGAAGCTGCGGGAGGCTTGTGAGCAGAAGCATCTTGAGGCTATGAAGCTTATTGAACAAGAACGGCGTTCGGCTCGCGAGAGGAATGCATGGCGCCAGGTTAATCATACAAAGGATATGGGCGGATCATTTGATTGGCCCGGTAAAGTTCTTCATTTGGACGGAGACCGCAATTATTTAAAGAAGTGTCTGGCTGTCTACAAAGAACTTAAAGTGCCTGCATTCGGATATCATTTCCCGGAAACGGAATTTCCTGAGCAACTGCTACCCCTATTAGAGAAGCATAATCCAGACATTCTTGTATTGACGGGGCATGATGCGCTGCAGAGCAAGCGCGGCCCAGCGGATGACATAAACAGCTATCGGCACTCTAAGTATTTCGTTCGGGCGGTGGAGAGGGCGCGGACGTTTCAACAAAGTAAAGACAGCCTTGTCATTTTCGCCGGGGCATGTCAATCCCATTTTGAAGCGATACTGGGAGCGGGAGCGAATTTTGCCAGTTCGCCAAAGCGCATTAACATTCATACCTTAGATCCTGTCTACATAGCTGAGAAGGTAGCATATACTTCCATTCAACAATCAGTGAATGTATTCGAGATGGTAAAAAACACGATTACTGGAATCGAAGGTGTAGGGGGGCTGGAGACGAAAGGCTGCTTTCGTTTCGGTATTCCAAAGCCGTGA
- the veg gene encoding biofilm formation stimulator Veg — MARNTLHDIKRNLDGHIGERILLRANGGRRKTVERTGVLEETYPSVFIVKLDEDKHSFERVSYSYADVLTETVELTICREDEHIRIALEQQ, encoded by the coding sequence ATGGCGAGAAATACGTTACACGATATAAAACGTAATCTGGATGGGCATATCGGCGAGCGAATTTTACTTCGAGCGAACGGTGGCCGTCGCAAGACCGTAGAAAGGACGGGAGTTCTAGAAGAAACGTACCCGTCTGTATTTATTGTGAAGCTCGATGAGGACAAGCATTCCTTCGAGCGCGTTTCGTACAGCTATGCAGATGTGCTTACAGAGACAGTAGAACTTACAATTTGCCGCGAAGATGAACATATTCGCATCGCCCTTGAGCAACAGTAG
- a CDS encoding small, acid-soluble spore protein, alpha/beta type, producing MARRRSIMSEQLKYELAKDLGFYETVQREGWGGITTRDAGNMVKRAIQLAEEALANQNPTK from the coding sequence ATGGCACGCAGAAGAAGTATTATGTCAGAGCAGCTTAAGTATGAGTTAGCGAAGGACCTTGGGTTTTATGAGACCGTGCAGCGTGAGGGCTGGGGCGGTATTACTACCCGCGATGCAGGAAACATGGTGAAGCGGGCCATTCAGCTGGCTGAAGAGGCGCTTGCAAATCAGAATCCCACCAAGTAA
- the ispE gene encoding 4-(cytidine 5'-diphospho)-2-C-methyl-D-erythritol kinase, with protein MNEACLMIKAPAKINLTLDVLAKRPDGYHEIEMVMTTIDLADRLTIHSLEEDKITLDCTVSYLPLDERNHVYQAARLIKERFGIQRGVHIHIDKQIPIAAGLAGGSSDAAATIKGLNTLWQLGMTVEEMAALGSQVGSDVSFCVYGGTALARGRGERIERLPTPPPCWVILAKPPIGVSTGDVYGALRVDELEDGRKSAQMIEAIRRGDFSGVCNALGNHLESVTLAAHPQVRQIKERMLRFGADGVLMSGSGPTVFALTDRESRMNRVYNGLRGFCKEVYAVRILGENNR; from the coding sequence GTGAACGAAGCTTGCCTTATGATCAAGGCTCCGGCAAAAATCAACTTAACGTTAGACGTATTGGCCAAAAGACCGGATGGATATCATGAGATTGAGATGGTTATGACAACCATTGATTTGGCCGATCGGTTAACCATCCATTCGTTAGAAGAAGACAAGATTACGCTTGACTGTACGGTAAGCTATCTTCCGCTTGATGAAAGAAACCATGTATATCAGGCGGCTCGCCTTATCAAGGAACGCTTCGGTATTCAGCGCGGCGTACATATTCATATTGATAAGCAGATACCGATTGCGGCAGGACTTGCTGGGGGAAGCAGTGATGCAGCGGCCACAATTAAAGGATTGAATACGCTGTGGCAGCTAGGAATGACTGTAGAGGAGATGGCGGCGCTTGGATCGCAAGTCGGTTCTGATGTTTCATTCTGTGTGTATGGAGGAACAGCACTGGCACGCGGACGGGGAGAGAGAATCGAGAGACTTCCTACGCCTCCTCCTTGCTGGGTCATCTTAGCAAAGCCGCCTATCGGGGTGTCGACAGGTGATGTGTATGGCGCATTGCGTGTGGATGAACTAGAGGACGGACGGAAATCAGCCCAGATGATCGAAGCGATTCGCCGTGGTGATTTTTCTGGGGTCTGCAATGCCTTGGGCAATCATCTTGAATCGGTGACGCTTGCAGCGCATCCCCAAGTTCGTCAGATTAAGGAGCGCATGCTTCGCTTTGGGGCGGACGGTGTGCTTATGTCCGGCAGCGGGCCTACCGTATTTGCCCTAACGGATCGGGAATCACGAATGAATCGGGTGTATAATGGACTGCGCGGTTTCTGCAAGGAAGTATATGCCGTTCGTATTCTTGGGGAAAATAATCGGTAA
- the purR gene encoding pur operon repressor, with protein MKKLRRSARLVDMTQHLLARPHKLIPLTFFAEQYGAAKSSISEDLSIIKELFESEGVGLLRTVAGAAGGVKYIPLMHAEEARANVERLCHTLGSSDRLLPGGYLYMADLLGDPESLSEIGKVFATVFAESEADYVMTVETKGIPLAYATAYYLNVPVIIVRRYSKVTDGSVVSINYVSGSSKRIQTMSLARRSLPENSKVLIIDDFMKAGGTARGMMDLLEEFKAEVVGVGVFMETANVEERLVEEYVSLLRVTEVDVRDKEVRIELGNYFKK; from the coding sequence ATGAAAAAGTTACGGAGAAGTGCGCGACTTGTAGATATGACACAGCATCTGCTTGCGCGCCCGCATAAGCTCATTCCGCTTACATTTTTTGCGGAACAATATGGAGCAGCTAAATCATCCATCAGTGAGGATTTATCTATCATTAAAGAGTTGTTTGAATCAGAAGGTGTTGGTCTGCTGAGAACGGTAGCAGGTGCGGCAGGAGGCGTAAAATATATTCCTTTAATGCACGCAGAAGAAGCGCGGGCGAACGTAGAACGCCTATGTCATACGTTAGGGAGCTCGGATCGTCTGCTGCCGGGTGGCTATCTTTATATGGCCGATTTGCTTGGTGACCCAGAATCGCTCTCAGAGATCGGAAAAGTATTCGCTACTGTATTTGCCGAATCGGAAGCAGACTATGTTATGACGGTAGAGACCAAAGGCATTCCGTTAGCGTATGCTACCGCATACTATTTGAATGTTCCCGTTATCATCGTTCGCCGTTATAGCAAAGTAACGGACGGCTCGGTCGTAAGCATTAACTATGTATCTGGTTCAAGCAAGCGAATCCAGACGATGTCACTGGCTCGTCGCAGCCTGCCGGAGAATTCTAAAGTGCTTATTATTGATGATTTTATGAAGGCGGGCGGCACAGCGCGCGGCATGATGGACCTGCTTGAAGAATTCAAGGCAGAAGTCGTCGGCGTGGGTGTGTTTATGGAGACGGCCAACGTAGAAGAGCGTCTCGTTGAAGAATACGTATCCCTGCTTCGCGTAACGGAAGTGGATGTACGGGATAAAGAAGTACGTATTGAACTGGGTAATTATTTTAAAAAATAA
- a CDS encoding RidA family protein, whose product MLEQIATTQAPAAIGPYSQAIKVGNLLYTSGQIPLTAEGELVTGDIVAQTHQVFANLKAVLAAAGCGLNNVVKVTVFVKDINDFGTINDIYAEYFGDHRPARSLVEVARLPKDVSLEIELVAAL is encoded by the coding sequence ATGTTGGAACAGATCGCTACTACACAAGCACCGGCCGCTATTGGACCATACTCGCAAGCAATTAAAGTGGGCAATCTCCTCTATACTTCCGGACAGATTCCGCTTACAGCGGAAGGCGAGCTTGTAACAGGAGATATTGTGGCGCAGACGCACCAGGTATTTGCTAACCTGAAGGCAGTGCTGGCGGCTGCGGGCTGCGGGCTGAACAATGTAGTGAAGGTAACAGTTTTCGTAAAAGATATAAACGACTTCGGTACAATCAACGACATCTATGCGGAGTATTTTGGTGATCATCGTCCGGCACGTTCTCTTGTAGAAGTGGCGCGCCTTCCAAAAGACGTATCTTTAGAAATTGAATTGGTTGCTGCTCTGTAA
- the spoVG gene encoding septation regulator SpoVG: MEVTDVRLRRVNTDGRMKAICSITIDNEFVVHDIRVIDGNNGMFVAMPSKRTPEGEFRDIAHPISSSTREKIQAAVLAEYERVGETEITEELVEEGA; encoded by the coding sequence ATGGAAGTAACAGACGTAAGACTCCGCCGTGTAAACACTGATGGTCGTATGAAAGCGATTTGCTCGATTACGATTGACAATGAATTCGTGGTGCACGACATCCGTGTCATCGACGGAAACAATGGCATGTTTGTAGCAATGCCGAGCAAGCGTACTCCGGAAGGGGAATTCCGCGATATTGCGCATCCGATCTCTTCGTCTACCCGCGAAAAGATTCAGGCCGCCGTATTGGCTGAATATGAACGAGTAGGAGAAACAGAAATTACAGAAGAATTGGTAGAAGAGGGAGCTTAA
- the glmU gene encoding bifunctional UDP-N-acetylglucosamine diphosphorylase/glucosamine-1-phosphate N-acetyltransferase GlmU yields the protein MSDKFAVVLAAGQGTRMKSKLYKVLHPVCGKPMVQHVVDSLNELRADRIVVVVGHGADKVREQLGSEIEYAMQEEQLGTAHAVMQVAPLLKEKKGTTLVLSGDEPLISAETLEALVAHHEKNQAAGTILTRIMENPTGYGRIIRGVDGGVERIVEQKDANEEEQQVQEINTGTYCFDNEKLFAALEKVGNNNAQGEYYLTDIIEILKGEGERIEASITEEVTIGVNDRVALAKAEVMMRERILTQHMKEGVTIIDPSNTYIETNVTIGRDSVIYPGSLIGAGTVIGEDCIIGPNTQITNCQIGDRVEIKQSVVTDSRIDSDATVGPFAYIRPNSHVGEGAKVGDFVELKNTSLGKGSKVSHLTYLGDAEVGADVNVGCGTVTVNYDGVNKHKTIIKDHSFVGCNANLVAPVTVGEGAYVAAGSTITDNVPDGALAIARERQTNKEDYAKKIIKK from the coding sequence ATGTCAGATAAATTTGCGGTTGTATTGGCTGCTGGCCAAGGAACACGAATGAAATCGAAGCTATATAAAGTACTGCATCCCGTTTGCGGTAAACCGATGGTTCAGCATGTTGTAGATAGCCTGAACGAATTGCGTGCAGATCGGATCGTTGTCGTTGTCGGCCATGGAGCAGACAAGGTAAGAGAACAACTCGGCAGCGAAATTGAATATGCGATGCAGGAAGAACAGCTAGGAACAGCCCATGCTGTTATGCAAGTGGCTCCGCTGTTAAAAGAGAAAAAAGGAACGACGCTTGTTCTATCCGGTGATGAGCCTCTCATTAGTGCCGAAACGTTAGAAGCACTGGTGGCCCATCATGAGAAAAATCAAGCTGCAGGCACGATTCTTACCCGGATTATGGAGAATCCAACCGGATACGGCCGCATCATTCGCGGTGTGGACGGTGGAGTTGAGCGCATCGTAGAGCAGAAGGATGCGAATGAAGAAGAGCAGCAGGTACAAGAAATCAATACCGGTACATATTGTTTCGATAATGAAAAGCTCTTTGCTGCGCTTGAAAAGGTCGGAAATAACAATGCGCAGGGCGAATATTATCTTACCGACATCATTGAAATTCTCAAAGGTGAAGGGGAGAGAATCGAAGCATCCATTACCGAAGAGGTTACAATTGGTGTCAATGACCGGGTAGCGCTTGCCAAGGCAGAAGTGATGATGAGAGAACGCATTCTTACACAGCATATGAAAGAAGGCGTAACCATTATCGATCCATCGAACACGTACATTGAAACCAATGTGACAATCGGGCGTGATTCTGTTATTTATCCGGGTTCGTTGATCGGTGCAGGCACGGTCATTGGAGAAGACTGTATCATTGGTCCGAATACACAGATCACAAACTGCCAAATTGGAGACCGTGTAGAGATCAAGCAATCGGTAGTAACGGATAGTCGGATTGATAGTGACGCTACGGTCGGGCCATTTGCTTACATTCGTCCGAATTCTCATGTGGGCGAAGGGGCAAAAGTAGGTGATTTCGTAGAACTTAAGAATACGTCGCTTGGTAAAGGCAGCAAGGTATCCCACCTTACATATCTTGGTGATGCCGAAGTAGGCGCTGACGTAAACGTTGGCTGCGGTACAGTAACGGTAAATTACGATGGTGTGAATAAGCACAAGACAATCATTAAGGATCATTCTTTCGTAGGTTGTAACGCGAATCTTGTAGCACCTGTAACCGTTGGAGAAGGCGCGTACGTAGCGGCGGGCTCTACAATAACGGATAATGTGCCGGATGGCGCGCTGGCCATTGCGCGTGAGCGTCAGACGAATAAGGAAGATTACGCGAAAAAAATTATAAAGAAGTAA
- a CDS encoding ribose-phosphate diphosphokinase, whose protein sequence is MANYRDPKLKVFTCNANPALAKEIVDHIGLPMGNAQVVHFSDGEVQIKLNESVRGADVFIIQSTSAPVNEHLMELLVMVDALKRASAKSINVVIPYYGYARQDRKARARDPITAKLVANLIETAGAHRVITMDLHATQIQGFFDIPVDHLLGVPILGKHFADKNLEDVVVVSPDHGGVTRARKLAERLEAPIAIIDKRRPEPNVAEVMNIVGNIEGRTAIIIDDIIDTAGTITLAANALMEAGAKAVYACCTHPVLSGPAIERIENSSIKELIVTNTIPLGPEKQSEKIQALSVAPIIGEAIIRVHEELSVSKLFD, encoded by the coding sequence ATGGCGAATTATCGCGACCCGAAATTAAAAGTTTTTACTTGTAATGCAAATCCGGCTTTGGCAAAAGAAATCGTAGATCATATCGGACTTCCAATGGGCAATGCACAGGTTGTTCATTTCAGTGATGGAGAAGTTCAGATCAAATTGAACGAAAGCGTGCGCGGTGCGGATGTATTCATTATTCAATCCACCAGCGCCCCTGTTAACGAGCACTTAATGGAGTTATTGGTTATGGTGGATGCGCTTAAGCGCGCCTCTGCTAAGAGCATCAATGTGGTTATTCCGTATTATGGATATGCTCGTCAAGACCGCAAGGCGCGGGCGCGGGATCCGATTACCGCAAAGCTAGTTGCAAATCTGATTGAAACAGCCGGAGCACACCGTGTGATTACTATGGACCTCCATGCTACGCAAATTCAAGGGTTTTTTGATATTCCAGTGGATCATCTGCTGGGTGTGCCGATTCTTGGTAAGCATTTTGCTGACAAAAATCTCGAAGATGTCGTTGTTGTATCGCCAGACCATGGTGGCGTAACGCGCGCAAGAAAATTGGCCGAGCGTCTAGAAGCGCCGATTGCAATTATCGATAAGCGTCGTCCGGAGCCTAATGTAGCCGAAGTCATGAACATTGTTGGCAATATTGAAGGCCGTACTGCGATTATTATTGATGATATTATCGACACGGCTGGTACTATTACGCTTGCGGCGAATGCGCTGATGGAAGCGGGAGCGAAAGCGGTATATGCTTGCTGCACGCATCCGGTTCTGTCTGGACCTGCGATTGAGCGCATCGAGAATTCCAGCATTAAAGAACTGATTGTTACGAATACGATTCCGCTCGGGCCTGAGAAGCAGAGCGAAAAAATTCAGGCGCTGTCTGTAGCGCCAATCATCGGGGAAGCGATTATTCGCGTACACGAAGAACTGTCTGTTAGCAAGCTGTTTGACTAA
- a CDS encoding 50S ribosomal protein L25/general stress protein Ctc produces MAMELQAEKRQVGPRSALNQLRNQGKIPAVIYGNDMESQSLAIEEGPFLQLVNQQGLNHVIKLKVDGKPVNVMIRDLQSDPLKNKVLHLDFGTVNMNEKTDTSVFIVLEGESEGVKDGGVLQQTMRELSISCLPGDIPDSIPYNIEKLTVGDTVTVADLTVPKGIDVLDNPESVVLTIVPPQAEPTEEEPNAEEAEAEAVAEDEADTEDSSGDAVPDKE; encoded by the coding sequence ATGGCAATGGAATTACAAGCAGAAAAACGACAGGTAGGACCTCGTTCCGCATTGAATCAGCTGCGAAATCAAGGAAAGATTCCCGCTGTTATATACGGCAACGATATGGAAAGCCAATCGCTCGCCATTGAGGAGGGACCCTTTCTTCAGCTGGTAAACCAGCAGGGTTTGAATCATGTAATTAAGCTAAAAGTGGATGGAAAGCCTGTAAACGTCATGATCAGGGATTTACAGAGTGATCCGCTTAAAAATAAGGTTTTGCATCTGGACTTTGGTACGGTAAATATGAACGAAAAGACGGATACAAGTGTATTTATCGTGCTTGAAGGCGAGTCGGAAGGTGTGAAGGACGGAGGCGTGCTTCAGCAAACGATGCGTGAGCTGAGCATTAGCTGTCTGCCAGGCGACATTCCGGATAGCATACCTTATAATATTGAGAAATTAACTGTCGGTGATACGGTAACGGTCGCTGATCTTACCGTGCCGAAAGGTATTGACGTGCTTGATAATCCTGAATCGGTCGTCCTTACAATTGTGCCGCCGCAGGCTGAGCCAACTGAAGAAGAGCCAAACGCAGAGGAAGCTGAGGCGGAAGCGGTTGCTGAGGATGAGGCGGATACGGAGGATAGCTCCGGAGATGCTGTGCCTGATAAAGAGTAG
- the pth gene encoding aminoacyl-tRNA hydrolase translates to MKVIVGLGNPGKQYEMTRHNVGFWAVDRLAEEWNIPLSQGKFKGLIGEGRVGTEKVILVKPMTYMNLSGECVAPLLNFYKLDPEEDVLVIYDDLDLPCGKVRLRTKGSSGGHNGMKSLIAHLGTEEFKRIKIGIGRPAPGYKVVDHVLTTFPPEELADVQDAVKHAAEAAKAWTEISFLRVMNQFN, encoded by the coding sequence ATGAAAGTAATTGTAGGACTGGGCAATCCGGGTAAGCAATATGAGATGACCCGGCATAATGTCGGGTTCTGGGCGGTTGATCGCCTTGCCGAAGAGTGGAATATCCCGCTCTCCCAAGGCAAATTCAAAGGATTGATCGGAGAAGGAAGAGTCGGCACAGAAAAAGTCATCCTTGTGAAGCCGATGACCTACATGAATTTGTCCGGCGAGTGTGTGGCGCCGCTGCTGAACTTTTATAAGCTCGATCCAGAAGAGGATGTGCTTGTTATTTATGATGACCTTGATCTGCCTTGCGGTAAAGTGCGTCTGCGTACCAAAGGCAGTTCTGGAGGGCATAATGGAATGAAGTCACTCATTGCCCATCTCGGCACAGAAGAATTCAAACGAATCAAAATTGGCATCGGGCGCCCTGCGCCAGGTTATAAAGTAGTGGACCATGTGCTGACTACGTTTCCGCCGGAAGAATTGGCGGATGTGCAGGATGCGGTGAAACACGCTGCTGAAGCAGCTAAAGCATGGACAGAAATTTCTTTTTTGCGCGTCATGAATCAATTTAATTAG
- a CDS encoding anti-sigma-F factor Fin — protein sequence MAIRYICPHCRTQHGAIDHPDATEQRLGLHFLTREEREHIISYEANGDMVAHVTCEYCSEAINRHPELTHPLQ from the coding sequence ATGGCCATACGATATATTTGCCCGCACTGCCGCACACAGCACGGAGCAATTGACCATCCCGATGCAACGGAACAAAGGTTGGGACTTCATTTCTTGACCCGTGAGGAGAGGGAACATATAATTAGCTATGAAGCAAATGGGGATATGGTGGCACATGTCACATGTGAATATTGCAGTGAAGCTATAAACCGTCACCCTGAACTTACGCATCCTTTACAATAA